A single window of Caldicellulosiruptor bescii DSM 6725 DNA harbors:
- a CDS encoding alkaline phosphatase: MKNVFLRRKNILISVILILCLILSTLSFAQQDINDNENRVKNVILMIPDGMTIAHITLARWYQDGKPLAMDELACGLVRTYSANNPITDSAPAATAYATGYKTQNRYLSIYPEIVSMPGVGQVEEKDFYKPIITILEAAKNLGKSTGLVFTCQFPHATPAAFASHTDNRNDYESIAEQMVYNHVDVVLGGGYKYIDKNQRKDKEDLAGYLKQNGIFVTTNWHDAKNFLGKKIWGLFAQDAMQYDFDRNGTGEPSLAEMTQKALQILSKNRNGFFLMVEGSQIDWASHANDPVGVVSEVLAFDKAVKVALDFAKSRDDTAVIIAPDHTNGGMTLGIGTTSIDSILLNHFLRYIREATRTAAVAEKILGNNRTDENIKKVVSQYYGIDNLTQDEINAIKNAPQGRLNYVLGPIISKRSYIGWTSNEHTGEEVVLYAYHPKDYIPRGVIENTEVCDYMAEILGIDLGSFNENAYISNIDLEEKGYDVSIDTSNPSNIQLVINKGSKTYIIPQNKNVVLEGYNQYKLKYVSVYIPSAKRFFVSSEIESLIK, from the coding sequence ATGAAAAATGTTTTTTTGAGAAGAAAAAATATACTTATTTCAGTAATTTTAATCCTATGTCTAATTTTATCAACTCTTTCATTTGCTCAACAAGATATAAACGATAATGAAAATAGAGTCAAAAATGTTATTTTAATGATTCCTGATGGTATGACAATAGCCCACATAACGCTTGCTCGCTGGTATCAAGATGGAAAACCTTTGGCAATGGACGAACTTGCCTGTGGGCTTGTAAGAACATATTCAGCAAACAATCCAATTACAGACTCAGCACCAGCTGCAACAGCTTATGCTACAGGGTATAAAACCCAAAACAGGTACCTTTCCATATATCCTGAGATTGTTTCAATGCCAGGAGTTGGGCAAGTAGAGGAAAAAGATTTTTATAAGCCTATAATAACTATATTGGAAGCAGCTAAAAATTTAGGAAAATCAACAGGTCTTGTTTTCACATGCCAGTTTCCGCACGCAACACCTGCTGCTTTTGCCTCACATACAGACAACAGAAATGATTATGAATCTATAGCCGAGCAGATGGTTTATAACCATGTTGATGTTGTGCTCGGTGGAGGGTACAAATACATTGACAAAAATCAGAGAAAAGACAAGGAAGATTTGGCAGGTTACTTGAAGCAAAATGGCATTTTTGTTACAACAAACTGGCATGATGCAAAAAACTTTTTAGGAAAGAAAATCTGGGGACTTTTTGCCCAGGACGCAATGCAATATGATTTTGACAGAAATGGCACAGGTGAACCGTCTTTAGCAGAGATGACTCAAAAAGCACTCCAGATTCTGTCCAAGAATAGAAACGGATTTTTCTTAATGGTTGAAGGCAGCCAAATTGACTGGGCATCACATGCAAACGACCCCGTTGGAGTTGTATCAGAGGTTTTGGCATTTGACAAGGCTGTCAAAGTAGCTTTAGACTTTGCAAAGTCAAGAGATGATACAGCTGTAATTATTGCACCAGACCATACCAATGGTGGTATGACACTTGGAATAGGAACAACTTCAATTGACAGTATACTATTGAATCATTTTCTGAGGTACATCAGAGAAGCAACAAGAACGGCAGCAGTAGCAGAAAAAATACTTGGAAACAATAGAACAGATGAAAATATCAAAAAGGTAGTATCACAGTATTATGGCATTGACAATCTCACACAGGATGAAATAAATGCAATCAAAAACGCTCCTCAGGGAAGGTTAAACTATGTATTAGGTCCAATTATAAGCAAGCGATCATACATTGGTTGGACTTCAAATGAACACACAGGTGAAGAGGTTGTTTTATATGCATATCACCCAAAAGATTACATTCCAAGAGGTGTTATTGAAAACACAGAGGTCTGTGACTACATGGCAGAAATTCTTGGTATTGACCTTGGAAGCTTTAATGAAAATGCATATATCTCAAACATTGACTTAGAAGAAAAAGGATATGATGTTTCCATTGACACAAGTAACCCGTCAAATATTCAGCTTGTAATAAACAAAGGAAGTAAAACGTACATCATCCCGCAAAACAAAAATGTTGTTTTAGAAGGTTATAATCAGTATAAGTTAAAATATGTAAGTGTGTACATTCCAAGTGCGAAAAGGTTCTTTGTATCAAGTGAGATAGAAAGTTTGATTAAATGA